The nucleotide sequence atctccctaacgtccatttttgaccccagtaaaaatatcaccgttttcaagatttttaagtttttgtgcatttttagaaaattgccacctgcgattactttttctcatgccatttctacaaatgaggatacttttcaatcgagtttttttccttatcacaagggatagttgggctatcaaaagaaaagatcaaagttcaacaaactagtttgaaagtatgaaaattttaagaaatcgcAGAAGAGaacgaaaaattaattcattgtcttgcacttttgatcagccatcgtgtaaaaaaaatgtaggaagaccatcgtgcccattaccttaaaaatttccttggttaattgagattctaaaaagatatcacaagcctatgtattctgtattatttttatcttatggctacttgaatagcaactagtatgaaaactgcagaaataagtttttctcgtaatagttaaactaggactgcatagtggcattaaatacaaatggaaaatttttagcgtaggaatttaaataaagcaacattttatcatcatcatcatcatcatttcagccgtaggacgtccactgctgaacataggcctgtaccctaataattttcataatgaccgcttggtagcggcctgcatacagcaccttcctgcttatctttatgaagtcgtcggtccactttgtaggtagacgtcctacgatgcgctctccggtacgtagcctccacttgaaccctgctgcctcagttctgcgaactactgtgccttgccctttgccacttcagcttgctgatccgtcgggctatgtcagcgactttagttcgtttacaggtctcctaatttctgatacggtttcgtaaagaaacccgagcatagccccttccatagtacgctgtgcaaaaaatccacgtttccgagccgtgtatcatcacggacatctgtctataggcacatttataaggtgtaaaacaaaaattatgtaatcacaaaaacgcagaatggacggccaatggggcaacagggttcaagtggaggctacgtaccggaaagcgcatcgtaggacgtccacctacaaagtggaccgacgacctcataaaggtaagcaggaaggtgctggatgcaggccgctaccaagtggtcattatgaaaatcattggggtacaggcctatgttcagcagtggacgtcctatggctgaaatgatgatgatgatgatgataaaatgttgctttattaaaattcctacgccaaaaattatccatttgtatttaatgccactatgcagtcctagtttaactattacgagaaaaactcatttttgcagttttcattctagttgctattcaagtagccataagataaaaataatacagaatacataggctggtgatacctttttagaatctcaattaaccaagaaagtttttaaggtaatgggcacgatggtcttcctacattttttttacacgacggctgatcaaaagtgcaagacaatgaattaatttttccttcttctctgcaatttcttaaaattttcatacttttaaagtagtttgttgaactttaatcttttcttttgatagcccaactatcccttgtgataaggaaaaaaactagattgaaaagtatcctcatttgtagaaatggcatgaaaaaaagtaatcgcaggtggcaattttctaaaaatgcacaaaaacttaaaaatcttgaaaacggtgatatttttactggggtcaaaattggacgttagggagaccatggcgaggcgtATCGacggttacagggttatccattgtttttgggacaccctgtatatttcatGTAGAGGGTACACTTCTaatacaggtttttataaacttAAAAGAAGTTGTACCAAACCCTGTAATGATAAAACTTGTAACTTCAATaaaggaatttattattattttatgtacaagaattgacctctctacagatttattataagtaggtatagatgaTGCAGTTTTGTGTGCACAAAAACCATCATCTTCTTCATCACACACTAAATCTTTCTATTAATCTACAGCCTCGGACGAAGAGGAAGACATTCCGTCACGTTGCTACCTGAAGAGGCAAGCGCAGCTCATCATCGACACCAAGTGCAGAAGGAAGGGCTTCAGGGGCTTCCCAAGGAAATAAGAATTTAGACCAAAATGTGTTCAACACTGCCCAGCGCCGCAACCCCCACTTACTAGAATTAAAATCACGTTatgaagaaataaattattttgaaacacGAATGTTTATTGTTATGCAGATCAAAGCAATTTGACTGTAATCACACTGATGATAAATGAGATGCTGTATGGTACGTAACATATCCTGCCCTGTAGAGcctttcaatattaaaataatattattatcaggaatacaataaaagtaaaaggatagattataaaaaataaacttttattccAAAAAAATTACACAACGGCACGGAATCCTTTACCCTAAATTTGGAACCTCCCAATCGAATGAAATACAATCACAATACAAAGAACATTGAGGTAGGTGGATTTAgcaacgacgacgacgacgcttcttccggcggcggcggcagcttCGGCGGCGACGGCGGCGGCTGCAGCTGCgtttgcggcggcggcggcgacgccTACCGCAGctacggcggcggcggcgcttcTTTCTACGCCTCCCGCAGCTTCTACGGCGTTTCCTACGTCTACGCCCGCACCTGTCTGACGGCTCCCCAGACCGCGAACGAGAAAACGAACGGCTGTTCATATTCTTGTCCCCGCGACGCTTCCCCACGCGAGTTTCGTCTTCGTCCCCTCCGCGGTGATCTGTCACCTCGCCGGTCTTGTTCGTTTCCATCTCATTCCGTTTTCTAGAAGACGTAGTTCTTCTGAGCATCTGCTCGGAGTGGCGCCTGGCAGCGGCCGCCCGACGTCTTTTATGCTGGAGGTCGACGTAGGTCTTCAACCGGGCGGCATACTTGGGCGCGTTGGTCTCGCTGCGCTTCCTGAGGAAGACTATGACATCCTCGttgatcttcttcttcttctcctcGTCTCCTTCGGCCTCCATGCCGCCGTTGAGGCTCATCAGCCTCACTCCGTCCTCATTCCGTTGCCATCCACAGgtcacgtagaattttgtttgTTACTCATCTAAAAACCGTCCGACATGATCGAACATTTCTTTGTATCTGTCAAACttcttttctttgttttttgatggtgtcaaaagaattaaaaaagttttcttGTATAGGCCAGTATTTATTTCAGTTCTCCATAGATTAATACTATGAGGTTTCAGGAAGTCGTAGAGGTCGCTGTGAGAGTAATGCGAGCTGCTAGGGAAGTGAGTAGTCTTCAATGTTCTTTCATAAGATTGAGTGCACTCAAGAGGAGCCTTCTAAATTAGAATCTACATTTAAGTTTAAGGCGTCGTTAACTAAGAGTAAAATGCAAAAAGTAGCTGttgataaagtattttaatttaaaaataacgcgTCCAACTTCAATTAAAACTGATACAAGGTATACAAAAACAGAGATATACAAAATGATTATCAAATAACGTATAAATACACTTAATTTCCCTAAAAATGTGCTAACAACGGCGGCGACGGCGCTTCTTcttccggcggcggcggcagctgcggcggcggcggcggcggctacAGCTGCGCTTGCGTTTACGCCGGCGGCGTTTTCCGCAACTCCTACGACGACGTCGTTTTTTCTTACAACAGCCATCTGCAGGTTCTTTAGACCGGGACCTCGAAAAGAAACTACTTTTCACAGATTTTTCCCCACGATTCTTCACTGACTTTTCCCCACGATTCTTCACCGACTTTTCCCCACGACTCTTCACTGACTTCTCCCCACGACTCTTCACTGACTTCTCCCCACGACTCTTCACCGACTTATCCCCACGACGCTTTCCCACCGACCGCTGATCGCCTTCTGTCCCTCGACGCTCCGAAGGCACAAGATTCTGGTCTCCCTCGTTCCTCTTGGCCGACGTTATCGTCTTCTGGCTCTTTATAGTCTGCTCTGAACGTCTTCTAGCCGCCGCAGCCCGTCGTCGTTTCTGCTGCAAGTCCATACAGGTCTTCAACCGACTTCCATACTTGGTCGCATCAGTCTGACTGCGCTTGTGGAGGAACATCAACACATCTTCGTTGATGGACTTCTTCTTCTGCTCAGGGTCCATGCCGCCGGTGAGGCCCATCGCCTCGCGGTTTCGTTGCAACCCGTCGATCACATGGAATTTTGTGCTATTTGACTCTAAATTGATAAAACACGCATTACGAGAATTTCATTCTTGATGTCTTGATGTAAGCTTTTCCGATGAAACATGTCAAATTTGACAGTTTGACAGCATCTATTTTTTTCTACCATAGTGTTTTTAGTGGCCAGTACTTTTTGTAGACTTATGCGCTAAATATCTACCAGTCTTCTTTTCTTCCTTTCTAACCGCCATTGCAAATAGAATTGAGGAGTGTGAGAGATAATAAGCAATACATCTGATGGAGTTACTAGTTCTGAGAGAAAAACTGTGTCCACGCCACAGATGTCATGCGAATTTGCTCACGCAAGCGGGATTGGCTCGCTTGCACATTTCTCGCTGCGGATCACACGCAGTTTTCAGACTGTTAAATGTTaactaatatttaatttaattgaccAAACCAAGTaggtagttttaaattaaaagagagaagggtgaagaaaaaaaaactttggaaaaattGTTTTATTCAGATTTTGGAATAAATATTTGATGTGGTTCTGCTTCTTTTTCCATTTCCATAACTATATTTAACACCTTAGTTCTGAACATTAATTTTTGGTATCTGGTGAATCTTTTCAATGTTGGCTGCAGGGATTGAAAGAAATCCAAATCCTCACTTTCTAGTTGCAATTGATTAGGCTTTAAACACGTATGTGCCCCAAATCcacttttagttttatttgctCGTTTTAGAACTTTGTATCGCCTTTTATTTGATCTGGGTTTCACTTCAGGTGTTTCTAACAAGGTTTCTACGAGTGAATGACTTTCTTCATACAATTCTTCGCATGGTGACTCATCGCCAGCATTTTCCGTTCCGTCTAAGAAAGTCAATATGTCATAGTAAACATATTTCTTCCTTTTACTACTAAAGCCCgatggattatttttttcaaatatcctGTCCTTCTTATAACTGTCCCTTGCTGTTCGCCAGCGTTGTTGTATTTTCTTgtctgaaataataaaaaatacattagatTACCTGCACCGCCGCAACTGCGTGTAGTAAGagtattattaaaaatcacTCTATTGAA is from Ostrinia nubilalis chromosome 2, ilOstNubi1.1, whole genome shotgun sequence and encodes:
- the LOC135078172 gene encoding arginine/serine-rich coiled-coil protein 2-like, producing the protein MSLNGGMEAEGDEEKKKKINEDVIVFLRKRSETNAPKYAARLKTYVDLQHKRRRAAAARRHSEQMLRRTTSSRKRNEMETNKTGEVTDHRGGDEDETRVGKRRGDKNMNSRSFSRSRSGEPSDRCGRRRRKRRRSCGRRRKKRRRRRSCGRRRRRRRKRSCSRRRRRRSCRRRRKKRRRRRC